The Streptomyces sp. cg36 genomic interval CCGGTCACGGCGGCCGGTTCCCGGTGCCGCCACGCCCCGCCCGCCGCGTCCACCCCACCGCGTACGGCGGCACGGGGCAGGCCCACCGCCGAACACTCCGGCACCGGCGTGGGTTTGGTGCAGGTCAGTTCGCCCCAGCGGACCGGGGCGAACACCTCTCCCAGCTGCTGCGGTCGGCAGCGCAGCAGCACCGCGTCCCCGCCCTGCCAGGCCACTTCGGCGCGGGCCTTGGGGCCGGGGCCGCTGCTGAGCAGGCGCACCACGGGGGGTGCCGCCTCCGCTCCGGCGACGGGCCCCGCCAGATGACGGGCCGTCAGGATCACACCGGGTGCGACCACGCATCCGGCGCCGACGCCGTTCAGGTACTCGACCGAGACCGCCCGGTTCCAGGACATGGCGGGCCCGGCTAGGAGAAGGGCCGTTCACGGCGGGTGGGGTCCTCGCCGACTTCGCCGTGGTCGCCGACCGTCACCGGCCCGTCGGTGTTCAGGGTGACGGTCATGCGGTGGGTCTGCCCGAGCGAGCGTTCGCGGCGGGCGTCGGCGGAGACCACGAACGCCTTGACGCCGCCGGAGGCCGCGGAGGTTCTGCGGATCTCGATGACGAAGTCGAGGACGACTTCCTTGACCTGGAAGCGGATGTGCGGAGTCGGCCACTCCCGCTGCGCCTCCTGGAGACCGGCGCGCACCGCCTTGATCGCCTCGGACAGCTCCGTGCCTTCGAATGCCATGGGTTCCCCCGCTCACGTTCGACACGCGGGACCAGTCTGCCCAGCCACGCGGCCGTGGGGGAAGAGGAACGCGCCACCGGGGCGTGGCCGCGGCGCGCGCTCCGTCCTGCCGCCGTCACTGAGGGGAGTGGTGTGGTCCGTGGGGCGGAGTGGGGTTCTCCGCCCCGGGGTCATGAACGTCGCTGGGCGCGGTGGGCGGCGACGCGTACGCGGGTGCCGCAGCGCGTCGAGCAGTACCGCTGGGGTGACTTGCGGCCGGTGTCGATGAAGTGGCGGTCGCAGCCCGGAGCCGCGCACCGGCCCCAGGCGCAGTGGCCGCGCTCGCTGAGCCAGAGGGCCAGGGCCAGGGCGCAGGTGGACAGGAGCCAGTGGGCGGGGTCGGCTCCGGGAGGCGTCTGGGAATGCAGCGCCCAGGGCCGTTCGGGCAGCCGGACCAGCCGGGGGCGGGACGGGTGGCGGTCGAGCAGAGCGTTGATGGCCTCGGCGGCCCGGTCCGTGTCGTCCGTGTCCAGGATGCGGGCGAGGGGCGCGATGGCCTCGCGCAGCTCCCGGCCCGTGGCCTCGGTGAGGCCGAGGTCCGGCCCGCCGTGGCGGTCCACCACACCCTGGAGCTCCTGCGCCGTCGCCGTCGCGTCCTGCTGGACGGTGTTGACCAGTTCGACCAGGAAGTGGAGTCCACGCGGTCTGTTGTCGTCGGCGGGCTGCCCCTGCATCCGTAACTCCTCCACGTCATCGGCGCTTCCGACCATGGTAACGTCAAAAACGAATGTTGGCGTTACTCCCGTTTTCGGTGCCGTGGATGGAGGCCCTCTTGTTCCCGTCGAGGACATCAGTGCTGGTGGTCGGGGGAGGGCCGGTCGGTCTGACCCTCTCGGGTCTGCTCAGCGGCTACGGCGTGGACCACCTCCTGGTCGAGAGGCGGCGCACCGCCTCGCGCCACCCCAGGGCCCGCGGCGTCTCCGCCCGTTCCATGGAGGTCTTCCGCCGGATGGGCCTGGAGGACGCCGTCCGCGCCGTAGGGCTCCCGGCCTCGCAGGTCTTCTTCTACCGGGGCCGCGACCTGGTCGACCCCGACTTCGTCCGCACCGGAGTGGCCGCACCGGCCGACGGGGAACCGGAACGCACCCCCTCGCCGGGCCTCATCTGCTCCCAGGACCAGCTGGAACCGCTCCTGCTGTGCCACGCCGCCGGCCCGGACGCCTCGCGGGTGCGCTTCGGTGTGCGGCTGGTGTCGTGCGCGGAGGGCGACGACGGGGTGGACGCGGTGGTCGAGGACGCCGCCACCGGCGCCCGGCACACCGTCCGCGCCGACTGGGTGGTGGGCTGCGACGGCGCCGGCAGCGCGGTGCGCGACGGCGCGGGCATCGCCATGACCGGTCCGACCGGTCTGGGCAGATATCTGAGCATCCGCTTCGAGGCGCCGCTGGGCGAGCTGGTGGCCGACCGCGCCAGCGCCTCGTACTTCCTCACCGACCGGGCGCGGGGCGGTTTCCTGGCGGTCGACAACGACCGGCACTGGATCTACCAGTACCCGCTGCCCGCCGACGGTACGGCCGAGCCGGGCCACTTCGACCACCAGCGGCTGGCCGCTCTCGTCCGGACGGCCGCCGGTGTCCCGGACCTCGACGTGACCGTGCGCGACACCATGACCTGGCGCATGGACGCCCGGCTGGCAGGCGCCTACCGCCGTTCCCGGATCCTGCTCGCGGGTGATGCCGCACATCTGACACCGCCGACCGGCGGACACGGCATGAACACCGGGATCGGGGACGCGGACAACCTCGCCTGGAAGCTCGCCGCCGTCACCGCCGGGTACGCCGGGGCCGCTCTGCTGGACACGTACGAGAGCGAACGGCGCCCCATCGCCCGCCAGGTCATCGACATCTCCACCGCCAACGCGCGCAACCGCGCGGGCTACCGCATCGACGACGAACTCCTGCTGACGGCGGTCTACCGCTCCACGGCCGTCGTCCCGGCGCCCGGCGGCGGCGCCGAGAGCGCCCTGGACCCCGCCGCGGACCTCGGCGGACGCTGCCTGCGGGGCGGGCGCGTGCCGCACGTGCCCCTGCTCGGCGGCTCCGGGGCCGTCACGTCCACCCTGGACCTGGTCGGCCCCGGGTTCACGCTGCTGACCGGGGCGGAGAGCCCGTACTGGCGCCGACAGGCCGACGCGGTCGGGGACGGGGTCCCCCTCGCCGCCCGCGCCCTGGCCACCGGGACCCGGCGTGCGGCCGACGCCGGGCGCTGGGAGCGGCTGACGGGCACTCCGGCGCCGGACGCCGTCCTGCTGCTGCGTCCCGACGGTCACATCGCCTGGAGCGCCGACGGCCCCACGGGCGAACTCCCGGGCGTGCTGCGGAGGGTCCTGGCCCGCGAGAGTGGCACCGGCGGCGCGCGGAACCGCTGCTGACGAGCGGTCCGCGCGCCGCCGGTGGCGGGGATCAGCGGGTGGTGGGCAGGTAGGCGTTGCAGCCGTACGCGTCCTTGGTGGCGATGAGGAGGGTCTCGCCGGTCTTCGGTCCGACGACGCCGTCCTCGTCCAGGCCCGCCCAGTGCTGGAGGGCGTGGATCGCCCCGTCGGTGTCCTTGCCGAAGGCGCCGTCCACGGCGACCGTGTGGTAACCGGTCTGCCAGTGCAGCGAGTTGGAGATCAGCTGGACGCACCGGACGCTGTTGTACGCGTTCGCCTGGCCGTAGCCGACCCAGAGCGAGGTGCTGGAGGACGCCTGGGCGGTGCCCCCCAGGGCGCCGACGGTGGCCAGGGCGGCGGTCGCGAAGAGGACGGCGCCGCGACGCTTGATGCTGCTGCTCAAAGTAACTCCAGAAGCGGGAAGGGAAATGATCACCGGCGCTCCGGATTC includes:
- a CDS encoding trypco2 family protein, coding for MAFEGTELSEAIKAVRAGLQEAQREWPTPHIRFQVKEVVLDFVIEIRRTSAASGGVKAFVVSADARRERSLGQTHRMTVTLNTDGPVTVGDHGEVGEDPTRRERPFS
- a CDS encoding CGNR zinc finger domain-containing protein; the encoded protein is MQGQPADDNRPRGLHFLVELVNTVQQDATATAQELQGVVDRHGGPDLGLTEATGRELREAIAPLARILDTDDTDRAAEAINALLDRHPSRPRLVRLPERPWALHSQTPPGADPAHWLLSTCALALALWLSERGHCAWGRCAAPGCDRHFIDTGRKSPQRYCSTRCGTRVRVAAHRAQRRS
- a CDS encoding FAD-dependent monooxygenase yields the protein MEALLFPSRTSVLVVGGGPVGLTLSGLLSGYGVDHLLVERRRTASRHPRARGVSARSMEVFRRMGLEDAVRAVGLPASQVFFYRGRDLVDPDFVRTGVAAPADGEPERTPSPGLICSQDQLEPLLLCHAAGPDASRVRFGVRLVSCAEGDDGVDAVVEDAATGARHTVRADWVVGCDGAGSAVRDGAGIAMTGPTGLGRYLSIRFEAPLGELVADRASASYFLTDRARGGFLAVDNDRHWIYQYPLPADGTAEPGHFDHQRLAALVRTAAGVPDLDVTVRDTMTWRMDARLAGAYRRSRILLAGDAAHLTPPTGGHGMNTGIGDADNLAWKLAAVTAGYAGAALLDTYESERRPIARQVIDISTANARNRAGYRIDDELLLTAVYRSTAVVPAPGGGAESALDPAADLGGRCLRGGRVPHVPLLGGSGAVTSTLDLVGPGFTLLTGAESPYWRRQADAVGDGVPLAARALATGTRRAADAGRWERLTGTPAPDAVLLLRPDGHIAWSADGPTGELPGVLRRVLARESGTGGARNRC
- a CDS encoding peptidoglycan-binding protein — its product is MSSSIKRRGAVLFATAALATVGALGGTAQASSSTSLWVGYGQANAYNSVRCVQLISNSLHWQTGYHTVAVDGAFGKDTDGAIHALQHWAGLDEDGVVGPKTGETLLIATKDAYGCNAYLPTTR